ATCGTGCGCGGCGTGATGGGTCTGCTGCTGCTCGGGTTCGTGATGCTGGTGCTGCGGCTGCGCCGGCTCGGCGGGCAGCTCTCCGCGGTGGACAACCCCGTGGCCGAGTCCACCATGATCTGCGTGCTGATGGTGCTCTACATCACGCCCAGCGGCAGCACCACGCTGGCCGACATCGACGTGCCGCTGCCGCTGCTGGCCATCACCTCGCTGGTCGCCTGGGCGACCACCCAGTGGCTGCTCACGGGCCCGCGCATGGTCATCCCCGAGCCGACGGACCTGGACGAGCACCGGGCCCTGGTCAGGGCCGCCCTGCACAAGCGGCTGCTGCTGGTCTCCGAGCAGGAGCTGTACAGGATCGGGCGGGCCAGGATCGGCGCGGGCGAGCTGACCATGGCCGACTTCGACCAGCAGCGCAACACGCTGGAAGCGGCCATGAACCGGCACGGCAGGCACCCGGAGACCGCGTTCGCCACCTCCTCCGGCTGCACGCCCTGGTACAACGGCGTGCACGCCTTCACCGTCAGCCTGCTGCTCAGCCTGCCCTTCGCCCTGGTGTACGGCTGGCCCGAGGGGGTGGACCTGACCAGCTTCGTCTTCGACGGGCGCTACCTGATCACGCTGCCCGCCTTCGGCTTCCTGTACGGCTACTTCTACCCGCGCGTACGCGGCACCCAGCCGATGACCAAGGCCCTGCACCTGACGGCCGCCGCCCTGCTGACGGAGCTGTCGGGCTACCTGTCGACGCTGGCCGAGCCCGACATCGGGATGTTCGACAAGGTGCAGGTCGTCGCCATCGTCGTGGGGCAGGTCATGATGGTGTGCATCGGGCTCGGGCTCTTCTGGGAGTGGCGCATCATGCACCTGGCAGGGGAGCCGTGGGCGCGGGTGCGCAACCTGCGCAGCATCCGCAGCCTGGCGGCGCCGACGCTCGCGCTGGTGCTGGCGGCGGGCACCACGGCGGCGTCCTCGGCCGCCGGGCAGACGGTGGACCGCATACTGAAGGGCGACCAGATCGTCACCATTCAGGCGCCGCGCTGACGACCGAGCCGGCCCGCCGCCGCCCGGCTACCGGCGGGGCAGCTCGCTGCCGCGTACGTGCGCGCACAGCCACTCCACCAGCGGCCCGTACGCCCGCCAGGTGTGCTCCACCCGCTCCCGCACCTGCGCCGTGTGCACCCACTCCTGCGGCTCGAACCGCTTGCCCGCGTACAGCGACCTGTGCCGCAGCAACTCGATGCGCGGGTGGTCCTCCTCGAAGCCCCGCGGCCGTGTCTTGAGCCGGTCGCCCAGCAGCTCGTAGCCCTCGGCCGCCAGCGCGCCCGCGATCGACTCCAGCGGCTTGCCCGACAGGTCCTCGTCCACGGCGGCCCGGTAGCGGCCCACCTGGTCGGAGGCCGTGGAGTAGACGCCGCCCGCGGTGAACAGCCCCTCGGCGCTGATCTCCACGTAGAGCCCGATCGCCGGCATGGCCTCCACGAACGCGCCCTGGTGCGTCTTGTAGGGCGCCTTGTCCTTGGAGAAGCGCACGTCACGGTAGGGCCGGAAGAGGTGGGCCGGGCCGAACTCGGCGGCCAGCTCCTCGGTGAGCGCCAGCATGGGCGCGCGCACCGCCTCCTCGTAGAGGTGCTTGTGCCGGGCGAAGTAGGTCTTGGAGTTGTCCGCCTCCAGCCCTTCGTAGAAGAGGAAAGCCTCGTCGGGAAAGCCGCTGAAACCCATGCCGCCAAGCCTGCCACGCCCCACCGACAGGTCCGCGCCCAGGTCATCGTGCCGTGTAGGTGCGGCCGGGCGCCGGTGTCCGGCCGTACAGCTCCGACACGGTGACGAACGTGAACCCCTTCCTGCCCAGCGTGTCGAGCATCGCCGGCACGGCGTCCACCGTGCTGCGGTGGATGTCGTGCAGCAGGACGATCGAGCCTGGCTTGGCGGCCCCCGCCCGCTTGGCGACGGTGGGCGCGACCCGGTCCTGCCAGTCGAGGGTGTCGACGTTCCACAGGATCTGGGCCAGCCCCTCGCGGCGCGTCTCGGCCGCGACGTCGTCGTCGGTGGACCCGTACGGCGGCCGCATCACCCGCATCCGCACCCCGGTGAGCCGCTGCACGATGTTCTCGGTGTGCTTGAGCTCCTTCTTGAGCGCCTCGTGCGGCAGCTCGGCGAGCGGCGGATGACTCCACGAGTGGTTGCCGATCTCGTGGCCGTCGTCCACGATGCGCCGGGTGGTCCGCCCGCCCTTGTCGGCGGCCACCATCTGCCCGATGACGAAGAACGTGGCCCGCACGTCGCGCTGCCGCAGCAGGTCGAGCAGCCGCCCGGTGTGCTCACCCGGGCCGTCGTCGAAGGTCAGGGCCACGCACTTGAGCCGGCCGCAGTCGAACTTGCGGCTGGCCGGCCAGCCCGGCTGCATCGAGCGCAGCCGCTTGGCGAGGGCCACGGGATCGACGACGACCGGTCTCGACGGCATGATCTGCGCCGTGGTGTGCTGCTGGCGCCGCGGCACCGACTGAGTCACGCAGCTCACCAGGGCGACAAGGGCCAGCGGCAGGGCCCATACGCGCATGCTTCCCCCCGAAACGCCGCATGCGGGGGCCTACGGATAATCCTGGACCGGTGCCCCCCGCAGCTCCCTGGCCAGGTCATCCCACCAGAGTGGGACATCCGCCTGCAATTCCTGGTAGCGGCGCGCCACGCGCATGGCACATCCGACCGGATCCGTACCCAGATGCCGACGTTTCACCGGCCCTTCCTGCCACCGGTAAAAACCATCCCTGTAGCGGACGACCAGGCCGATCCATACCGAGATGGTCTCGTCGTCGCCCATCTCGTAGGCGCTGGTGACGCCCAGACCATGCAGCTCCGCATGGAGCTTCTCCGTCGCCGCTCGGGCCTCACTCACACGCCACCCCCTGCCGACGTCTCCGGTGATCGCCGAGGGCGTTCACCGCACACAAGGGATGTACCCAACAACGGGCAT
The nucleotide sequence above comes from Nonomuraea gerenzanensis. Encoded proteins:
- a CDS encoding DUF2461 domain-containing protein, which codes for MGFSGFPDEAFLFYEGLEADNSKTYFARHKHLYEEAVRAPMLALTEELAAEFGPAHLFRPYRDVRFSKDKAPYKTHQGAFVEAMPAIGLYVEISAEGLFTAGGVYSTASDQVGRYRAAVDEDLSGKPLESIAGALAAEGYELLGDRLKTRPRGFEEDHPRIELLRHRSLYAGKRFEPQEWVHTAQVRERVEHTWRAYGPLVEWLCAHVRGSELPRR
- a CDS encoding polysaccharide deacetylase family protein; protein product: MRVWALPLALVALVSCVTQSVPRRQQHTTAQIMPSRPVVVDPVALAKRLRSMQPGWPASRKFDCGRLKCVALTFDDGPGEHTGRLLDLLRQRDVRATFFVIGQMVAADKGGRTTRRIVDDGHEIGNHSWSHPPLAELPHEALKKELKHTENIVQRLTGVRMRVMRPPYGSTDDDVAAETRREGLAQILWNVDTLDWQDRVAPTVAKRAGAAKPGSIVLLHDIHRSTVDAVPAMLDTLGRKGFTFVTVSELYGRTPAPGRTYTAR